One window of Botrimarina mediterranea genomic DNA carries:
- a CDS encoding L-threonylcarbamoyladenylate synthase — translation MPPTVINVARADDVRDVVHRAVQALAEGQLVAIPTETVYGIAASATHPDAVARLAAAKGRDMASPFALAVKSVEDAEDYAPGWNAVARRLARRCWPGPVTLVVEANRQEGLLRQLPQAVLPYVCPNGSVGLRSPANQLVQDILRMLAGPIALSSANKSGEPDATTAKDCVEALGDKLSLVLDDGPARYGQPSSVVRITEAGFEVLREGVVGRPTLERLSRMLVIFVCTGNTCRSPLAEVLMRRRLADELGVAEDELEQSGVMVASAGIAAAAGSPASPETAEVLRKQGLSCDAHSAQQLTEHLVRQADWLFAMTPSHVESILSLWPEAAGRVKLVDASGGAISDPIGGPLEVYERCAEQIRAGVERHAEQILTELRASTNK, via the coding sequence ATGCCGCCGACCGTCATCAACGTCGCCCGAGCGGACGACGTCCGCGACGTGGTGCATCGGGCTGTCCAGGCCCTCGCCGAAGGGCAGCTGGTGGCCATCCCGACCGAGACGGTATACGGCATCGCCGCCAGCGCGACCCACCCGGACGCCGTCGCCCGGCTAGCGGCCGCCAAGGGCCGCGACATGGCCTCGCCGTTCGCCCTGGCGGTGAAGAGCGTCGAGGACGCCGAGGACTACGCCCCCGGCTGGAACGCCGTCGCGAGGCGTCTGGCGCGTCGCTGCTGGCCGGGGCCGGTGACCCTGGTGGTGGAGGCCAACAGGCAGGAGGGGCTGCTCAGGCAGCTTCCTCAGGCCGTCCTGCCCTACGTGTGCCCCAATGGCTCGGTGGGCCTGCGGTCGCCGGCGAATCAGCTCGTGCAGGACATCCTCAGGATGCTGGCCGGGCCGATCGCCCTGTCGAGCGCCAACAAGTCGGGCGAACCCGACGCCACCACCGCCAAGGATTGCGTCGAGGCCCTGGGGGACAAGCTGTCCCTGGTGCTCGATGACGGCCCGGCGCGGTATGGTCAGCCCTCGTCGGTAGTGCGGATAACCGAAGCCGGCTTCGAGGTCCTCCGTGAAGGGGTCGTCGGCCGGCCTACGCTCGAAAGGCTGTCGCGAATGCTTGTGATCTTCGTCTGCACCGGAAACACCTGCCGCAGCCCGCTGGCGGAGGTCCTGATGCGTCGCCGGCTGGCCGACGAGTTGGGCGTCGCCGAGGACGAACTGGAGCAGAGCGGCGTGATGGTGGCCTCGGCGGGGATTGCCGCAGCCGCCGGCAGCCCGGCGAGCCCTGAAACGGCGGAAGTCCTTCGTAAGCAAGGACTTTCGTGCGACGCCCACTCCGCCCAGCAGCTCACCGAGCACCTCGTCCGCCAGGCGGATTGGCTGTTCGCGATGACCCCCTCCCACGTAGAATCGATCCTAAGCCTCTGGCCCGAGGCGGCTGGTCGTGTCAAGCTGGTGGACGCTTCAGGCGGCGCCATCAGCGACCCAATCGGCGGGCCGCTGGAGGTCTACGAGAGGTGTGCCGAGCAGATCCGCGCCGGGGTGGAACGCCACGCCGAGCAGATCCTCACCGAGCTGCGTGCCTCGACCAATAAGTAA